A portion of the Calothrix sp. 336/3 genome contains these proteins:
- a CDS encoding DUF2278 family protein: MPLKNYGVLKCRGVDRKLGEGPTPHYQVLVSDNNLQHRIAINVKSKESPSELLYYIDSKFDHPILKGLVELDYGFHEINRQPGGLAIDLIRGNLLDVSQMKPLPHNVPGPDNDLNELIDLYIGRSLNSDATIYAFGEKWGPENDVKDKYFGFLPGNGIHDIHMNQGNVDRFQKDDGVWQDGGLIIHYPSRNQWVGIFLAFQSQTFHTDDTTGHRLDDIAVTPTAAAMRIVAAAINPLGDDSGKETVILINSSPEVINLTNWSLADKLKQKYRLQGTINPGETLKVQIPQKTIQLDNQGGIITLLNDKGIKIDGVSYTKEDAQKQGWMVIF, translated from the coding sequence ATGCCTTTAAAAAATTATGGTGTGCTTAAATGTCGAGGTGTCGATCGCAAACTCGGTGAGGGTCCAACCCCCCATTACCAAGTGTTGGTGAGTGATAACAATCTGCAACACCGGATTGCGATTAACGTTAAGTCTAAAGAGAGTCCCTCAGAGCTTTTGTATTACATCGATAGTAAATTTGACCATCCAATTCTCAAAGGGTTGGTGGAATTAGATTATGGTTTTCACGAAATCAATCGGCAACCAGGTGGACTAGCGATAGACTTAATTCGTGGCAATTTACTTGATGTTTCCCAGATGAAACCCTTGCCTCACAATGTCCCTGGACCAGACAATGACTTAAATGAATTAATTGATTTATATATTGGGCGATCGCTCAATAGTGATGCAACTATCTACGCTTTTGGAGAAAAATGGGGACCAGAAAACGATGTCAAAGATAAATATTTTGGCTTCCTTCCTGGTAACGGGATTCATGACATCCACATGAACCAGGGTAATGTTGATAGATTTCAGAAAGATGATGGTGTATGGCAAGATGGTGGACTGATAATTCATTACCCTTCTCGTAATCAGTGGGTGGGTATCTTCCTAGCTTTCCAATCTCAAACCTTCCACACCGACGATACTACAGGTCATCGACTAGATGATATCGCAGTCACACCAACCGCAGCTGCAATGAGAATTGTCGCTGCTGCCATTAACCCCCTCGGTGACGATTCTGGTAAAGAAACTGTCATTTTAATTAACTCCTCACCCGAAGTAATTAATCTGACAAACTGGTCACTAGCAGATAAACTCAAGCAAAAATATCGTCTTCAAGGAACCATTAATCCTGGAGAAACCCTCAAAGTGCAAATCCCCCAAAAGACAATACAGTTAGATAATCAAGGGGGTATCATTACACTCTTAAATGATAAAGGCATCAAAATTGACGGTGTTTCCTACACTAAAGAAGATGCCCAAAAACAAGGGTGGATGGTAATTTTTTAA
- a CDS encoding PP2C family protein-serine/threonine phosphatase, with translation MPKLPYEPPDNNSSAATDVTPVVALKELVARLHREQNKIQDLLSSLGFALRSFNNLNQFLELIPLMATRVTDADGSALFLYKPNGQIRLEQLHWQDSRQRKNIRKALEIASSQITFIPNTSSVNNSTGVLDDPMQRCLGADIQIFGTAILVKHIERGWLYVLSRDAEYSWTETRQKLVRLVADQTAVAIENDELAVELKKKERLDQELEIGAEIQRRLLPRQCPTIPGVSLAARCKPANRVGGDYYDFIPTNQNQIQLLKQDNTEAESWALVIGDVMGKGVPAGLIMTMMRGMLRGEVLHGHPPARILQNLNRVMYADLENSNRFVTLFYSEYDPKTRVLSYSNAAHNPPLWWHAASKKVTRLDTLGVLIGLDANSQYEDDQVILEPGDTIIYYTDGLTDAASPSGSRFEEENLMESLNFACSSYQHPQEILEYLFEKLQKFIGADKQNTDDMTLVVLRAD, from the coding sequence GTGCCAAAACTGCCTTACGAACCCCCTGATAACAACAGTAGTGCTGCAACGGATGTCACCCCAGTTGTCGCATTAAAAGAGCTTGTGGCAAGGTTGCACCGTGAGCAAAATAAAATTCAAGACTTACTCAGTTCTTTAGGTTTTGCCCTCAGAAGCTTCAATAATTTAAATCAATTTCTAGAACTGATTCCCCTCATGGCAACTAGAGTCACAGATGCAGATGGTAGCGCATTATTTCTCTATAAACCCAATGGTCAAATCAGACTCGAACAACTCCACTGGCAAGATAGTCGCCAACGGAAAAATATTCGCAAAGCCTTAGAAATCGCCAGTAGTCAAATTACTTTTATTCCCAATACCTCATCAGTCAATAATTCGACTGGGGTGTTAGATGACCCGATGCAACGCTGTCTAGGAGCCGATATTCAAATATTTGGTACAGCAATTTTAGTTAAACATATTGAACGAGGTTGGCTATATGTTCTGAGTCGAGATGCAGAATATAGTTGGACTGAAACTAGACAAAAGCTAGTTCGATTAGTTGCTGATCAGACTGCTGTCGCCATTGAAAACGATGAATTAGCCGTTGAATTAAAGAAAAAAGAACGCTTAGATCAAGAATTAGAAATTGGTGCCGAAATTCAACGCCGACTTTTACCGCGTCAATGTCCGACAATTCCTGGAGTATCTTTAGCTGCAAGATGTAAACCAGCTAACCGGGTGGGTGGTGATTATTATGACTTTATCCCTACTAACCAAAATCAAATTCAACTTCTGAAACAGGATAACACTGAGGCAGAAAGTTGGGCTTTAGTGATTGGTGATGTTATGGGTAAAGGTGTTCCTGCTGGCTTAATTATGACCATGATGCGAGGAATGCTACGGGGTGAAGTGTTACACGGTCATCCCCCAGCCAGAATTTTACAAAATTTGAATCGGGTTATGTATGCCGATTTAGAAAATTCTAATCGTTTTGTCACCTTATTCTATTCAGAATATGACCCAAAAACACGGGTATTATCTTACAGCAATGCAGCACATAATCCTCCTCTGTGGTGGCACGCTGCCAGCAAAAAAGTCACCCGTTTGGATACTTTGGGAGTTTTGATTGGATTAGATGCTAATAGTCAATATGAAGATGACCAGGTAATTTTAGAACCTGGGGATACAATTATTTATTATACTGATGGCTTGACTGATGCTGCCTCTCCTAGCGGTTCTCGCTTCGAGGAAGAAAATTTAATGGAATCTTTGAATTTTGCTTGCTCTTCCTATCAGCATCCCCAAGAAATTTTAGAATATTTATTTGAGAAATTACAAAAATTCATCGGTGCAGATAAACAAAACACCGATGATATGACTTTAGTTGTATTACGTGCAGATTAG
- the ftsY gene encoding signal recognition particle-docking protein FtsY, which yields MVFNWFRRQNDDTSDTPQQPQEETSTTEATTDTAATSPAEPEVATDLLAFAKAAYKNIQDKQQTISTEEVLESTESPVETSEVTEAITEDKEVFAEDTVTNTTPEETVTEPQATNEVVEDTTSSPEINTEAPVTPTVVPSLIERAAAERQAKQERLMANAIDVSEPEVTLTETKTDPVATPDVIFDDGFIWSAEVLAAQGRRAEDISIEEITWLKKLRQGLDKTRRNILNQLKAIVGQGPLNQDAVAEIEALLLQADVGVEATDYVIAALQQKMREEILPPDAAIAYLKTILRQMLDAPLENARQFAPDKDNLNIWLITGVNGAGKTTTIGKLAHLAQKSGYKCLIGAADTFRAAAVEQVKVWGSRSGVEVIANPGKNTDPAAVVFDAIAAANSRQTELLLVDTAGRLQNKKNLMEELTKVRRIIDKKAPDAKIESLLVLDSTLGQNGLRQAQVFAEAANLTGVVLTKLDGSAKGGIALAVVQQLGLPIRFIGAGEGIEDLRPFSSYEFVEALLSG from the coding sequence ATGGTTTTTAACTGGTTCCGTCGTCAAAATGATGACACTTCTGATACACCTCAACAACCCCAAGAGGAAACTTCCACCACTGAGGCAACCACAGACACTGCTGCTACTTCTCCCGCAGAACCAGAGGTTGCCACTGATTTATTAGCATTTGCTAAAGCTGCCTATAAAAATATTCAAGACAAACAACAGACTATAAGTACAGAAGAAGTTTTAGAAAGTACTGAATCTCCTGTTGAAACCTCAGAAGTAACAGAGGCAATTACAGAAGATAAAGAGGTATTTGCAGAAGACACAGTTACAAACACAACTCCAGAAGAAACTGTTACAGAGCCACAGGCAACAAATGAGGTTGTAGAAGACACAACCAGCAGCCCGGAAATCAACACAGAAGCACCCGTTACTCCAACTGTTGTCCCATCCCTGATAGAACGAGCAGCAGCCGAACGCCAAGCCAAGCAGGAGCGTTTGATGGCTAATGCCATTGATGTATCAGAACCAGAAGTTACCCTAACTGAGACCAAAACAGACCCAGTTGCCACCCCCGATGTCATATTTGATGATGGGTTTATTTGGTCAGCAGAAGTTTTAGCTGCCCAGGGACGACGGGCAGAAGATATATCCATAGAAGAAATTACCTGGCTGAAAAAACTCCGTCAAGGTTTAGACAAAACTCGACGAAATATTCTCAACCAACTCAAAGCAATAGTTGGTCAAGGTCCCCTAAATCAAGATGCGGTCGCCGAAATTGAAGCTTTATTATTACAAGCAGATGTGGGTGTAGAAGCTACAGACTATGTGATTGCGGCGTTACAGCAAAAAATGCGAGAGGAAATTTTACCTCCAGATGCGGCGATCGCCTATCTCAAAACCATTCTCCGGCAGATGTTAGACGCACCCCTAGAAAATGCTCGTCAATTTGCTCCAGACAAAGACAACTTAAATATTTGGTTAATTACCGGAGTCAATGGTGCAGGTAAAACCACAACCATCGGAAAACTTGCCCATTTAGCCCAAAAATCCGGTTACAAATGCTTAATCGGTGCGGCAGATACCTTTAGAGCTGCTGCGGTAGAACAGGTGAAAGTATGGGGAAGCAGAAGCGGAGTCGAAGTTATTGCCAATCCCGGTAAAAATACTGACCCCGCAGCCGTTGTTTTTGACGCGATCGCCGCCGCCAATTCCCGACAAACGGAGCTACTCCTTGTAGATACCGCCGGTAGGCTACAAAACAAGAAAAACCTCATGGAAGAACTCACCAAAGTACGGCGAATTATCGACAAAAAAGCCCCAGATGCCAAAATTGAATCACTTCTAGTTCTCGATTCCACCCTCGGACAAAATGGCTTACGTCAAGCTCAAGTCTTCGCCGAAGCTGCCAACCTCACAGGTGTTGTTCTCACTAAATTAGATGGTAGTGCCAAAGGTGGTATTGCCCTAGCAGTTGTTCAACAATTGGGTTTACCCATTCGTTTTATTGGTGCAGGTGAGGGAATTGAAGATTTACGCCCCTTCTCCAGCTACGAATTTGTGGAAGCTCTTTTGAGTGGCTAA
- the nusB gene encoding transcription antitermination factor NusB: MRSRKPRQISRELALLSLSQLPTNPKKLTPEQLPKLVLAAVRTLTLEVQDTLDNASSELQRSNDRLLSSQTRASDLDTSRTMVKEAISYTQIAINQLGAAVEFPELIQLANQDKEVSRYAIQIVITVSEERQVIDERISTALVDWQVTRLAQIDRDILRIAVGEMLFLDVPDRVAIDEAIELAKRYSGEDGHRFINGVLRKVTEQKQTA; this comes from the coding sequence ATGCGATCTCGGAAACCCCGCCAAATCTCTCGTGAATTGGCATTATTAAGCCTTTCACAACTGCCAACTAATCCCAAAAAATTAACTCCAGAACAACTACCCAAGTTAGTACTTGCCGCAGTCCGAACTTTAACCCTGGAAGTCCAAGATACCCTAGATAACGCCTCTTCCGAGCTGCAACGTAGTAACGATCGCCTCCTCAGTAGTCAAACTCGTGCCAGTGATTTGGATACATCCAGAACCATGGTCAAAGAGGCAATCTCATACACACAAATTGCCATCAATCAACTTGGTGCAGCAGTGGAATTTCCTGAATTAATTCAACTGGCTAATCAAGATAAGGAAGTTAGTAGATATGCGATTCAAATAGTTATCACCGTCAGTGAAGAACGTCAAGTTATAGATGAACGCATCTCCACAGCTTTAGTCGATTGGCAAGTTACCCGTTTAGCACAAATTGACCGGGATATTCTGCGAATTGCCGTAGGAGAAATGTTATTTCTGGATGTTCCCGACCGTGTAGCTATTGATGAGGCAATAGAATTAGCTAAACGCTACAGTGGTGAAGACGGTCATCGATTTATCAATGGTGTGCTGAGAAAGGTGACAGAACAAAAGCAAACAGCCTAG
- a CDS encoding RNA-guided endonuclease TnpB family protein, whose amino-acid sequence MLHKAVQVRLYPSKEQETLLAQAFGCSRWWWNYALNKSIETYKETGKGLGQSALNALLPKLKKAEDTKWLADCYSQVLQATTLNLTTAYKNFFDKRAGFPRFKSKHGKQSIQYPQNVKIVDGNVKLPGNIGVVKAKIHRLIEGKIKTVTLSKTPSGKYFASILTEVDGNAPAMAEGKIYGVDLGLKHFAVVTDGEKVSKYDNPRHIAKHECNLKRKQKKLARKHKGSNSRNRYRKVVAKVYERVSNSRQDFLHKLSYKLVSDSQAVIVENLHVKGMVRNRNLAKAISDCGWGTFTNFLAYKLERKCAKLVEIDRWFPSSKLCSNCFHQVREMSLDVREWTCPHCGTHHDRDGNAAINIRAEGIRMLKAEGSAVSAVGGEVRPKMGRKSHLRHSPVITEAYTVPSGQCG is encoded by the coding sequence GTGCTGCATAAAGCTGTTCAAGTTCGCTTATACCCATCAAAAGAGCAAGAAACACTATTGGCACAGGCATTTGGATGCTCTCGCTGGTGGTGGAATTATGCTCTAAACAAATCAATCGAGACTTACAAAGAAACGGGTAAAGGACTGGGGCAATCAGCACTCAATGCACTTTTACCCAAGCTCAAAAAAGCAGAGGATACCAAGTGGCTGGCTGATTGTTATAGCCAAGTTTTGCAAGCCACAACTCTCAATCTAACCACTGCGTATAAGAACTTTTTTGATAAGCGTGCGGGGTTTCCTAGATTCAAATCTAAGCACGGCAAGCAGTCGATTCAATACCCACAAAACGTCAAAATTGTGGATGGTAATGTCAAACTTCCCGGTAATATTGGAGTTGTCAAAGCCAAGATACATCGACTAATTGAAGGAAAAATCAAAACTGTCACTTTAAGCAAAACTCCGTCAGGAAAGTACTTCGCGTCTATCCTGACTGAAGTGGATGGCAATGCTCCCGCGATGGCAGAAGGCAAGATTTACGGCGTTGACTTAGGGCTAAAACATTTTGCTGTTGTCACCGATGGCGAAAAGGTTTCTAAATACGACAACCCAAGACATATTGCCAAGCATGAATGCAATTTGAAGCGAAAGCAGAAAAAATTAGCGCGTAAACACAAGGGGAGTAATTCAAGAAATAGATATAGAAAAGTTGTTGCCAAAGTGTACGAACGAGTAAGCAATTCGCGGCAAGATTTTTTACATAAACTTAGTTATAAGTTGGTCAGCGATAGCCAAGCTGTCATAGTAGAGAATCTTCATGTCAAGGGCATGGTTCGCAACCGTAATTTGGCAAAAGCAATATCTGATTGTGGGTGGGGAACATTCACCAACTTCTTAGCCTATAAGCTAGAACGCAAATGCGCAAAGTTGGTTGAAATTGACAGATGGTTCCCTAGTTCCAAGCTCTGCTCTAATTGTTTCCATCAAGTCCGCGAGATGTCACTGGATGTCCGTGAGTGGACTTGTCCCCACTGCGGTACCCACCATGACCGGGATGGAAACGCAGCGATAAATATTAGAGCAGAGGGAATCAGAATGCTAAAGGCGGAAGGTTCAGCCGTCTCTGCTGTAGGAGGGGAGGTAAGACCAAAGATGGGGCGAAAGTCTCACCTGCGGCACTCCCCCGTGATTACAGAAGCCTACACTGTACCGTCAGGTCAGTGTGGGTAG
- the lysS gene encoding lysine--tRNA ligase — MSEEDIRATRLEKVEQLRQLGMNPYAYRWDATHHAAELQAKFADLPSGEEVDLEVAIAGRVMARRFMGKLAFCTLEDETAKIQLYLDKKTIDEGMASILENAFKQLEKLVDVGDILGVKGTIKRTQKGELSIHVREYAILTKSLLPLPDKWHGLTDIAKRYRQRYVDLIVNPEVRQTFRRRAQITAGIRRYLDERGFIEIETPVLQSEAGGADARPFITYHNTLEIELYLRIATELHLKRLIVGGFEKVFELGRIFRNEGVSTRHNPEFTSIEVYQAYADYHDMMALTEGIITTVAQEVLGTLKINYQGQEVDLTPPWRRVTMHDLVKEATGIDFTSFATVDEAKAACQAAEIAGAAECPSIGKLLNLAFEEKVETTLIQPTFVIDYPVEISPLAKPHRSQPGLVERFELFVVGRETANSFSELTDPIDQRQRLEAQAERKAAGDLEAQGVDEDFLTALEYGMPPTGGLGIGIDRLVMLLTDCASIRDAIAFPLLKPEKSEPEKTTDS; from the coding sequence ATGTCGGAAGAAGATATCCGCGCCACGCGATTAGAAAAAGTCGAGCAACTGAGACAATTAGGAATGAATCCCTACGCCTATCGTTGGGATGCTACCCACCACGCAGCTGAATTACAAGCGAAATTCGCTGACTTGCCGAGCGGTGAAGAAGTAGATTTAGAAGTGGCGATCGCCGGACGTGTGATGGCGCGTCGTTTCATGGGAAAATTGGCTTTCTGCACCCTAGAAGATGAAACTGCTAAAATTCAACTTTATTTAGATAAAAAAACCATTGATGAAGGTATGGCATCTATCCTAGAAAATGCCTTCAAACAATTGGAGAAACTCGTGGATGTTGGCGATATCCTCGGTGTTAAAGGAACTATTAAACGAACTCAAAAGGGTGAATTATCCATTCATGTACGGGAATATGCGATTCTTACCAAATCACTGTTGCCCTTACCTGATAAATGGCATGGATTAACAGATATTGCCAAACGCTACCGCCAAAGATACGTAGATTTAATCGTCAATCCCGAAGTTAGACAGACTTTTCGTCGTCGCGCTCAAATTACTGCCGGTATCCGACGTTACCTAGATGAACGGGGATTTATTGAAATTGAAACCCCAGTTTTACAATCAGAGGCAGGAGGTGCCGATGCTCGCCCCTTTATCACCTACCACAATACCTTAGAAATCGAGTTATACCTACGGATTGCTACGGAACTTCATCTCAAACGGTTGATTGTCGGTGGCTTTGAAAAAGTCTTTGAATTGGGGCGAATTTTTCGGAATGAGGGAGTTTCTACCCGCCATAACCCCGAATTTACCTCCATCGAAGTTTATCAAGCATACGCCGACTACCACGACATGATGGCACTGACGGAGGGTATTATTACCACCGTAGCCCAGGAAGTATTAGGCACACTGAAAATTAACTACCAAGGGCAAGAGGTAGATTTAACCCCACCCTGGCGACGTGTCACCATGCATGATTTGGTGAAAGAGGCTACAGGTATTGATTTTACCAGCTTTGCAACGGTGGATGAGGCAAAGGCTGCTTGTCAAGCTGCGGAAATTGCTGGTGCGGCAGAATGCCCATCAATTGGCAAATTACTGAATTTAGCTTTTGAAGAGAAAGTCGAAACCACACTCATCCAGCCAACCTTCGTCATTGACTACCCCGTAGAAATTTCACCCCTTGCCAAACCCCACCGTTCCCAACCGGGTTTAGTAGAAAGGTTTGAGTTGTTCGTCGTTGGTAGAGAAACCGCCAATAGCTTCTCCGAGCTTACCGATCCCATCGACCAAAGGCAACGTTTAGAAGCCCAAGCCGAACGCAAAGCCGCCGGAGACTTAGAAGCTCAAGGTGTCGATGAAGACTTCCTCACCGCCCTGGAATACGGAATGCCCCCCACGGGAGGTTTAGGTATTGGCATCGATAGGTTAGTCATGTTGTTAACAGACTGTGCCAGTATTCGAGACGCGATCGCCTTCCCTCTCCTCAAGCCAGAAAAATCAGAACCAGAGAAAACCACCGATTCCTAG
- a CDS encoding saccharopine dehydrogenase family protein: MTKKVLILGGRGRIGYSVALDIAKYTQAEITITGRTSRENYQDVALQYLTLDLAETEKLREIIPEYNLVVHCAGPFHLRDTQVLELCIDNGVNYIDISDHRSYTIKALKLNEKALNAGIIAVVNTGIFPGISNSMVRQCIEKLDIAEKIHLSYVVAGSGGAGITVMRTTFLGLQHPFDAWINGAWQQVKPYTARENINFPAPYGQSGVYWYDMPEAFTLPQAFPTVKTVITKFGSIPDFYNHLTWIAAHLFPKFWIQSSYGIEFLSQVSHLMTDVTDRLTGVGVAVRVEVSGIKDEQTSVATSNLFHENTAVAAGCGTGSIAQLILEDKLTQPGVLTVEEALSNHLFEQVMAQREIVIMPTN; this comes from the coding sequence ATGACCAAAAAAGTTTTAATACTTGGTGGCAGGGGGCGTATTGGTTATAGTGTAGCCTTAGATATTGCTAAGTATACCCAAGCAGAAATTACAATTACGGGGCGAACATCTCGGGAAAATTATCAAGATGTTGCTCTGCAATATTTAACCCTTGATTTGGCTGAAACGGAAAAATTACGAGAGATAATTCCGGAATATAATTTAGTAGTTCACTGTGCTGGACCTTTTCATTTACGTGATACTCAAGTATTAGAATTATGTATTGACAATGGGGTGAATTATATTGATATTAGTGACCATCGTTCTTACACTATTAAAGCTTTAAAATTAAATGAAAAAGCACTGAATGCCGGGATTATTGCAGTTGTGAATACAGGCATTTTTCCAGGTATTTCTAATAGTATGGTACGCCAATGTATCGAGAAGTTAGATATAGCTGAAAAAATTCATTTAAGTTATGTGGTGGCAGGTTCCGGTGGTGCGGGAATAACTGTGATGCGTACCACTTTCCTGGGCTTACAACATCCCTTTGATGCTTGGATTAATGGCGCATGGCAGCAAGTTAAACCCTATACAGCTAGGGAAAATATCAACTTTCCTGCTCCCTATGGTCAAAGCGGGGTTTATTGGTATGATATGCCAGAAGCATTTACCTTACCCCAAGCATTTCCAACTGTGAAAACGGTGATTACTAAGTTTGGTTCTATTCCTGATTTTTACAATCATCTGACTTGGATTGCTGCCCATCTTTTTCCAAAATTTTGGATCCAAAGTTCCTATGGTATTGAGTTTCTTTCCCAGGTGAGTCACCTGATGACAGATGTCACCGATAGACTTACTGGTGTAGGTGTAGCTGTAAGGGTGGAGGTTTCTGGAATCAAAGATGAGCAAACATCTGTGGCTACTTCTAACTTATTCCATGAAAATACTGCCGTTGCTGCTGGTTGCGGTACGGGTAGTATTGCTCAACTCATTTTAGAAGATAAATTGACACAGCCAGGTGTTTTGACTGTGGAAGAGGCATTAAGTAACCATTTGTTTGAGCAGGTAATGGCACAAAGAGAAATAGTTATTATGCCCACAAATTAA